The nucleotide window TTGCGTGGTCCTCGAGTAGCGTCGCGGCCGTGTCAGCGCGAGTCACGTCCTCAAAGAAGCCGACCATGTGGGCCTTTGCATGGTCTACCTTGCGAAGCAGGTCATAGAATGCATCACAGGCGTCCGACTCGTCTTCGTATGCGCCCAAAAGCTGCTCTTTCTTCCCGCGCTCCACATAGAAGATTTTGAACACACCTCCGTCTTCTTCGAGGTGGAATCGGTCGTCGGATAAGGAGGGTGCACCGTCCAGACTGTATGCATTCGGGTTGAAGTGCTCTTTCGCCAACCGGCGCTTGAGTTCCGAGATGCGCATAAGCAGACAGTTGGTGAAGCGCTATTACGATTGAACTCTGCCGCGTGCAAAGGGCGTCGGCAGCAGTGGGGGCTATGTGGTGCCTCTGACTCGGATGCGATGCGCCTCAACCAGTAGCAGCTTCCCACGATAGTGTTCTCGGTCGGACTGGTCTCTCCGGTATCGTGTCAACCGCCCCGTAATCTGAGCGAGCACCTCGGGTCGATTTCTCACTTGCATGGATATGATGCCTCCGTACTTTGAAGGCGGATACCGCACGATGTCGGAAAAGTCGCCGTTCAATGAGAGCAGCACGGCACCAAGCATTTGCGCTTTTTCGATCACGTCCGGATCTGGAGCATCGGTGACCATCTGGTTGCGCAGTCGAAGCATCTCGTGACCTTTGGATTCGAGCGCTTCGGCGAGGGACTCCGGCACGCAGTGGTCGGCGAAGAAGCGCATTACACCGTCACCTCAAACTCTGAAAGATCTCGCGCATAGCTCAGGCACGCCGCTACGTCTTCCTGTTTTAAATCGGGAAACTCTCGCCGGAGGTCTTCCGTCGTGGCGCCGTTGGCGAGGTAGCCCAGGATGAGGCTTACGGGAATGCGTGTGCCTTTTAGGCGCGGCTTTCCCTTTAATACGTCAGGCGTGCTGACGATGTGTTCTTGCCAGTTCATGGTCGTGCTCTGCGATATGAGGAGACACAATCCAAATCAGCAAACCTTCGAGCAAGCGGAATGCTCCGACGACTCTGATGGCGACACATAGCGGATAGCGCTCCCCGGCGGTGATGAGGCGACGCCCCGCGGTGAGACACCGACACCGTCCGGTGCATCGAGTGGTTATACCGCTTGTTCAGACACTCTGATCAAGCAGAAACTTCGTCAGCATAAGTTCGCCCTTTGACCAAGCCTCTTCCCACTGTGCTTCTGGGCTTTCGAACGAGATGAGATAACATGTGCCCGTCTCCGTATTCCCAAAAGCAATGCGATGGGTTATGACCGGCGAGCCTGCATCGTTCGTGCTGCGCGTCCGCACACCGAACCCAGGCATAGTTTCTTCGCCAAGACGAGCTCGCTCTAATACTTCCTCATTGGTCTCGGGACCCGCGACTGAGATAAATGCCTTGGCATACGCAGCAGCTGGATATCCAGTCTTCTCTTCAACCTTCGGTATCACATTGATCGAGAGTCCGGTAGAAAAGCGCCCGTTTTTGGCAATGTCCTCTCGCGTGAGAAAATATGCTTGCGTCTCTCCTTGTTTCTGCTTGAGGAAGTGCCAGTTGTCGGGAAGTAGGAACGCGCCTTTAATTTCTGGAAGGTGCTGCCACTCGAAGTTGGCAGGAGAATCGGGAAGCTGCGTCTCTACCGGCGAAGACTTTTCTTCCACATCTTGCGCCATGAGAGGAGGCGCAAAAAGAAGAAGACAAAGAATCAATACGAGACGTGAAGTCGAAGGGATCATCCAGTACAGCGCTGTTGAAGAAAGAAAATCGGGGCAATGCGAAAAGCGGTATAACCTGTGTGTATGTCAACCGGTTTGACATATTACC belongs to Longibacter salinarum and includes:
- a CDS encoding DUF5615 family PIN-like protein: MRFFADHCVPESLAEALESKGHEMLRLRNQMVTDAPDPDVIEKAQMLGAVLLSLNGDFSDIVRYPPSKYGGIISMQVRNRPEVLAQITGRLTRYRRDQSDREHYRGKLLLVEAHRIRVRGTT
- a CDS encoding DUF433 domain-containing protein, whose protein sequence is MNWQEHIVSTPDVLKGKPRLKGTRIPVSLILGYLANGATTEDLRREFPDLKQEDVAACLSYARDLSEFEVTV